In Micromonospora sp. LH3U1, one genomic interval encodes:
- the rpsT gene encoding 30S ribosomal protein S20, whose product MANIKSQIKRNRQNEKARLRNKSVKSSLKTAVRKFNEAAEAGDVEKATALMQDASRKLDKAVSKGVIHSNQAANRKSAIAKRVVSLSV is encoded by the coding sequence GTGGCGAACATCAAGTCCCAGATCAAGCGCAACCGGCAGAACGAGAAGGCCCGGCTGCGCAACAAGTCGGTCAAGTCGTCGCTGAAGACCGCCGTCCGGAAGTTCAACGAGGCTGCTGAGGCCGGTGACGTCGAGAAGGCCACCGCGCTCATGCAGGACGCCTCGCGCAAGCTGGACAAGGCCGTCAGCAAGGGCGTGATCCACTCCAACCAGGCCGCGAACCGCAAGTCCGCGATCGCGAAGCGCGTGGTGTCGCTCTCAGTCTGA
- the holA gene encoding DNA polymerase III subunit delta produces the protein MGGVTPASLAPILLVLGDEELLATRAVTEAVAKVRSVDPEVDVREYQASALTVGEIAEMLSPSLFGGRRLLILRSGQDARKDLVAALVAYAKNPDPEVQLLVLHLGGAKGKAFADGLRAAGATVVPAAKLKGHRDRVAFVRDEIRRAGGKCTDDSAEALIAAVGNDLRELAAACSQLIADTDGRISADTVSRYYRGRVEVTGFTVADATMVGDVPAALEALRWALHVGVDPVPIADALADGVRTVARVASAGRGNPYQLASSLGMPAWKIERAQRQGRGWTPEGLVRAMQVAAECNAAVKGGSDDRAYALERAVFSVAAARQGSAR, from the coding sequence ATGGGCGGCGTGACCCCCGCCAGCCTCGCCCCCATTCTGCTCGTCCTCGGTGACGAGGAGCTGCTCGCCACGCGCGCGGTCACCGAAGCTGTCGCGAAGGTCCGCAGCGTCGACCCCGAGGTGGACGTCCGCGAGTACCAGGCGAGTGCGCTCACCGTCGGCGAGATCGCCGAGATGCTCAGCCCCTCACTGTTCGGCGGGCGTCGCCTGCTGATCCTGCGCTCCGGTCAGGACGCCCGCAAAGATCTGGTCGCCGCGCTGGTGGCGTACGCCAAGAACCCCGACCCTGAGGTCCAGTTGCTGGTGTTGCACCTGGGCGGAGCCAAGGGCAAGGCGTTCGCCGACGGTCTGCGGGCGGCCGGCGCGACTGTGGTCCCGGCGGCCAAGCTCAAAGGGCACCGCGACCGGGTGGCCTTCGTTCGTGACGAGATCCGCCGAGCCGGCGGCAAGTGCACCGACGACTCCGCCGAGGCGCTGATCGCCGCAGTCGGTAACGACCTGCGCGAGCTGGCCGCCGCCTGTTCCCAACTGATCGCCGACACCGACGGGCGGATCAGCGCCGACACGGTGAGCCGTTACTACCGGGGCCGGGTCGAGGTGACCGGCTTCACGGTGGCGGACGCCACCATGGTCGGCGACGTGCCGGCGGCGCTGGAGGCGCTGCGCTGGGCCCTGCACGTCGGGGTCGACCCGGTGCCCATCGCCGACGCCCTGGCCGACGGAGTGCGCACGGTGGCCCGGGTGGCGTCGGCCGGGCGGGGTAACCCGTACCAGCTGGCCAGCAGCCTCGGCATGCCCGCCTGGAAGATCGAACGAGCGCAGCGACAGGGGCGCGGCTGGACGCCGGAGGGCCTGGTCCGAGCCATGCAGGTCGCCGCCGAGTGCAACGCGGCCGTCAAGGGCGGCTCCGACGACCGGGCGTACGCCCTGGAGCGCGCGGTCTTCTCGGTCGCGGCGGCCCGGCAGGGCAGCGCCAGGTGA
- a CDS encoding ComEC/Rec2 family competence protein — protein MSGSAVPPQATRAEPAPPDLRLSGLAVAVWLTALAGLHLGSRPLLLVAGAAAFLTACSALHLLGHLGRPRAAARRYGWIAVAVGLGVVCGGAATAARLAVRDAPPIRALAEQRAPVTADLIVRDDPRPIRSAGRPGMLLVSTELVRLTGPDGRRVRAPVRLLTLATDPAWRGLLPGQRVTADGRLGVPRGGDLTAAVLSTTGPPVRHGVPSWAQRAAGTLRVGLQRACGPLPDKPGGLLPGLVVGDTSRLPPEVEEDFRATGMTHLNAVSGSNVAIVVGAVLLLARWGRAGPWLAAGLCGLALVGFVILVRPSPSVVRAATMGAIGLAALAAGRPRAALPALAAAVTVLVLADPELAGDPGFALSVMATGGLLLLAPRWRDGLRRRGVPAGLAEALAVPAAAQLACGPVGAGISGTVSLVAVPANLLAVPAIAPATVLGVAAAMVSPIWPAGAEFAAWLASWPAWWLVVIAQQGARLPAGNLPWPGGVLGALLLAGLTVALLIAVRRPLVRRLVAVVGVGALLGSLPVRLIASGWPPSGWVVVACAVGQGDALVLPVAPGRAVVVDAGPEPGAVDGCLRRLGVREVPLLVVSHFHADHVGGVAGVFRGRRVGAVLTPPSTDLESGRELVRAAAAGGRAALLTTVAGARHPVGGVDLLVLGPPYPLAGTRSDPNNNSLVLLATVAGVRILLSGDAETEEQHAMLARAAPGQLRADVLKVAHHGSAYQDPGFLDAVRPAVALVPVGTGNTYGHPNPGLLARLSRGGTRVLRTDTDGDLAAIRAGGGLAVVRRGIPPGRQS, from the coding sequence GTGAGCGGGTCCGCTGTACCCCCGCAGGCCACCCGAGCGGAGCCTGCACCGCCGGATCTGCGGCTCTCCGGGCTGGCCGTGGCCGTCTGGCTCACGGCGCTCGCCGGCCTGCACCTCGGCAGCCGCCCGCTCCTGCTGGTGGCCGGGGCGGCGGCCTTCCTGACGGCATGCAGTGCCCTGCACCTGCTGGGCCACCTCGGCCGTCCTCGGGCCGCTGCCCGCCGTTACGGCTGGATCGCCGTCGCGGTCGGCCTCGGCGTGGTCTGCGGCGGCGCGGCCACCGCCGCCCGGCTCGCCGTCCGGGACGCACCGCCGATCCGTGCCCTGGCCGAGCAACGCGCGCCGGTCACCGCCGACCTGATCGTTCGGGACGATCCGCGCCCGATCCGTTCCGCCGGGCGACCGGGCATGCTGCTGGTGTCGACCGAGTTGGTCCGGCTCACCGGCCCGGACGGCCGGCGGGTCCGGGCACCGGTGCGGCTGCTGACCCTGGCCACCGATCCGGCTTGGCGTGGACTGTTGCCGGGGCAGCGCGTCACCGCCGACGGCCGACTCGGCGTACCGCGCGGAGGTGATCTCACCGCGGCGGTGCTCAGCACCACCGGCCCACCCGTGCGGCACGGTGTGCCCTCCTGGGCGCAGCGCGCCGCCGGGACGCTGCGTGTCGGGCTGCAACGGGCCTGCGGGCCGCTTCCCGACAAGCCGGGTGGTCTGCTCCCCGGGCTGGTGGTGGGCGACACCAGTCGGCTGCCACCCGAAGTCGAGGAAGACTTCCGGGCTACCGGAATGACACACCTCAATGCTGTTTCCGGATCGAACGTCGCAATTGTGGTAGGCGCGGTGCTGCTGTTGGCCCGGTGGGGGCGCGCTGGCCCGTGGCTCGCCGCCGGACTCTGCGGGTTGGCGCTGGTCGGCTTCGTCATTCTGGTCCGTCCGTCCCCGAGTGTCGTACGGGCCGCCACGATGGGGGCGATCGGGCTCGCCGCGCTGGCTGCCGGCCGCCCCCGGGCCGCGCTGCCCGCGTTGGCTGCCGCCGTCACCGTGCTGGTGCTGGCCGATCCGGAGCTGGCCGGCGATCCCGGCTTCGCGCTCTCCGTCATGGCCACCGGCGGTCTGTTGCTGCTCGCACCCCGCTGGCGGGACGGGCTGCGGCGGAGGGGCGTACCGGCTGGGCTGGCCGAGGCGTTGGCCGTGCCGGCGGCGGCGCAACTGGCCTGCGGGCCGGTCGGCGCGGGCATCTCCGGCACGGTCAGTCTGGTGGCTGTGCCGGCCAACCTGCTGGCGGTGCCGGCCATCGCACCGGCGACCGTGCTGGGCGTGGCAGCGGCCATGGTGTCCCCGATCTGGCCGGCCGGTGCCGAGTTCGCCGCGTGGCTGGCGAGCTGGCCGGCCTGGTGGCTGGTGGTCATCGCCCAGCAGGGCGCTCGACTGCCGGCCGGCAATCTGCCCTGGCCGGGCGGGGTGTTGGGGGCACTGCTGCTTGCCGGGCTGACCGTGGCGCTGCTGATCGCGGTGCGACGACCACTCGTACGCCGGCTGGTGGCGGTGGTGGGTGTCGGCGCGCTGCTGGGCTCCCTCCCGGTCCGGCTGATTGCTTCCGGCTGGCCACCCTCCGGTTGGGTGGTGGTGGCCTGCGCGGTGGGCCAGGGCGACGCCCTGGTGCTGCCGGTCGCCCCGGGCCGGGCGGTGGTCGTGGACGCCGGGCCCGAGCCGGGGGCGGTGGACGGGTGCCTACGTCGGCTCGGCGTCCGGGAGGTGCCGCTGCTGGTGGTCAGCCATTTCCACGCGGACCACGTGGGCGGGGTCGCCGGGGTGTTCCGGGGGCGGCGGGTGGGCGCGGTGCTGACGCCGCCATCGACCGATCTGGAGAGCGGCCGGGAGTTGGTCCGGGCAGCGGCGGCCGGTGGACGGGCCGCGCTGTTGACCACCGTGGCCGGCGCTCGCCATCCAGTGGGCGGGGTCGACCTGCTGGTGCTCGGCCCGCCGTACCCGCTGGCCGGGACCAGGTCCGACCCGAACAACAACTCGCTGGTGCTGCTCGCCACGGTGGCCGGTGTACGGATCCTGCTGTCGGGGGACGCGGAGACCGAGGAGCAGCACGCGATGCTGGCGCGGGCGGCACCCGGGCAGCTACGGGCGGACGTGTTGAAGGTCGCCCACCACGGTTCGGCGTATCAGGACCCGGGCTTCCTCGACGCGGTGAGGCCGGCCGTCGCGCTGGTGCCGGTGGGCACCGGTAACACCTACGGGCACCCAAATCCGGGGTTGCTCGCTCGGCTGAGCAGGGGAGGAACGCGGGTGCTGCGCACCGACACCGATGGTGACCTGGCGGCGATCCGGGCCGGCGGCGGCCTGGCCGTGGTCCGCCGAGGGATCCCACCGGGCCGACAATCCTGA
- a CDS encoding ComEA family DNA-binding protein, translating to MSHDEETEVRQRLRRLTDPPVGVPPPTAGAPLVDVPLVDALPPRVGVPLTEPGAGVPVAAEGIAASRLPGPGAFDPGRRGVRALAVVAVVVVVVAAGWAWRSRPHAEPVAPLASAATPAASPGDSSSPGGGELVVAVAGKVRRPGLVRLPAGARLADAVQAAGGALPGVDVALLNPARKVTDGELIVVGVTPPPVPGGAAGPAAGGVAPAAGPLNLNTATLAQLDTLPGVGPVLAQRILTHRDQHGGFKSVGDLRQVDGIGDARYEQLKDLVTV from the coding sequence GTGTCGCACGACGAGGAGACAGAGGTACGCCAGCGCCTGCGCCGTCTGACGGACCCACCGGTGGGTGTGCCGCCACCTACGGCAGGGGCGCCGCTCGTGGACGTGCCGCTGGTTGACGCGCTACCGCCCCGGGTTGGTGTGCCGCTCACCGAGCCGGGCGCGGGCGTACCCGTTGCAGCGGAAGGCATCGCGGCCTCACGGCTGCCCGGGCCTGGGGCGTTCGACCCCGGTCGGCGCGGCGTACGGGCGCTGGCGGTCGTCGCCGTGGTGGTCGTGGTGGTCGCCGCTGGTTGGGCCTGGCGGTCCAGGCCGCACGCGGAGCCGGTCGCCCCGCTGGCCAGCGCGGCAACGCCGGCCGCCTCGCCGGGCGACTCCAGCTCGCCCGGCGGGGGAGAGCTGGTGGTGGCGGTCGCGGGCAAGGTGCGCCGGCCCGGGCTGGTGCGGTTGCCGGCCGGGGCCCGCCTCGCCGACGCGGTGCAGGCGGCCGGGGGCGCGCTGCCCGGGGTCGACGTGGCACTGCTCAATCCCGCCCGCAAGGTCACTGACGGCGAGCTGATCGTGGTCGGGGTGACGCCGCCGCCGGTGCCGGGCGGTGCGGCCGGGCCGGCGGCGGGTGGGGTGGCACCCGCCGCCGGGCCGCTGAATCTCAACACCGCCACGCTCGCGCAGCTCGACACGCTGCCCGGGGTCGGGCCGGTGCTCGCCCAACGGATCCTCACCCACCGGGATCAGCACGGCGGGTTCAAGTCCGTTGGCGACCTGCGCCAGGTCGACGGGATCGGCGACGCACGCTACGAGCAACTCAAAGACCTGGTGACGGTGTGA
- a CDS encoding VOC family protein: protein MTVTFNHTIIATKDKHASAAFFRELFELPEAPSWGPFVNLLLDEGVLLQFAEPPVDIQMQHYAFLVDDELFPRCLAFVEARGITYWADPQLKREGETNTEHGGRGFYFMDPSGHAIEIITRPYL, encoded by the coding sequence ATGACAGTCACGTTCAACCACACCATCATCGCCACCAAGGACAAGCACGCCTCGGCCGCGTTCTTCCGGGAGTTGTTCGAGCTGCCGGAGGCGCCGTCGTGGGGGCCGTTCGTCAACCTCCTGCTGGACGAGGGCGTACTCCTCCAGTTCGCCGAGCCGCCGGTGGACATCCAGATGCAGCACTACGCGTTCCTTGTTGACGACGAGCTGTTCCCGCGGTGCCTGGCGTTTGTCGAAGCGCGAGGCATCACGTACTGGGCCGACCCGCAGCTGAAGCGGGAGGGGGAGACCAACACCGAGCACGGTGGGCGGGGCTTCTACTTCATGGACCCGTCGGGACACGCGATCGAGATCATCACACGGCCGTACCTGTAG
- a CDS encoding DegV family protein: MPVAVVIDSTAYLPPELVQAHRLTVVPLTVVLNGAEGLEGVETQPADATLALSARRVTATTSRPAPEQFARTYRQLLDAGADGIVSVHISAALSGTVEAARLAAADLNGRVEVVDSRSAGMGLGFPAIAAATAAEAGTDLAGVRDAALAAVARTTVWFYVDTLEFLRRGGRINAAEALFGTALSVKPIMHMPDGAIVLREKVRTASRGVSRLVDLAVEAAGDDDVDLGVHHLAAPQRAEALLAALTQRLGDRLHDTYVSEAGAVVAAHAGPGLACVVVHRRLKS; this comes from the coding sequence ATGCCCGTCGCGGTTGTCATCGACTCCACCGCCTACCTCCCGCCCGAGCTGGTGCAGGCGCACCGGCTGACCGTCGTTCCGTTGACCGTCGTGCTCAACGGAGCGGAAGGGCTGGAGGGGGTGGAGACCCAGCCGGCCGACGCCACCCTGGCGCTGAGCGCCCGCCGGGTCACCGCTACCACCTCCCGCCCGGCACCCGAACAGTTCGCCCGGACGTACCGCCAACTGCTCGACGCCGGCGCCGACGGGATCGTCTCGGTGCACATCTCCGCCGCCCTGTCCGGCACGGTCGAGGCCGCCCGCCTGGCCGCCGCCGACCTGAACGGCCGGGTGGAGGTCGTGGACAGCCGCTCGGCCGGCATGGGGCTGGGCTTCCCGGCCATCGCCGCCGCCACCGCCGCCGAGGCCGGCACCGACCTTGCCGGTGTACGCGACGCGGCGCTCGCCGCCGTCGCCCGCACCACCGTCTGGTTCTACGTCGACACGCTGGAGTTCCTCCGCCGGGGCGGCCGGATCAACGCGGCCGAGGCGCTGTTCGGCACCGCACTGTCCGTCAAGCCGATCATGCATATGCCGGACGGGGCGATCGTGCTGCGCGAAAAGGTCCGCACCGCCAGCCGGGGAGTGTCCCGGCTGGTCGACCTGGCCGTCGAGGCTGCCGGGGACGACGACGTGGATCTCGGGGTGCACCACCTGGCCGCGCCGCAGCGGGCCGAGGCGCTGCTCGCCGCACTCACCCAGCGGCTCGGTGACCGGCTGCACGACACGTACGTCTCCGAGGCGGGCGCGGTCGTCGCCGCGCACGCCGGCCCGGGCCTGGCCTGCGTGGTCGTCCACCGCCGACTCAAGAGCTGA
- a CDS encoding histidine phosphatase family protein, giving the protein MTRLIVWRHGNTDWNAANRVQGQTDVPLNELGRDQARAAAPLLAALRPDAIVASDLSRAAETAAALAALTGLPVRTDARLRERHFGQWQGLHLTEVAERFPEEYARWRAGDPDPGADLEPLHDLGERVGAALRDAAAAAPGGTVVIATHGGGSRQGIGHLLGWDTGVLRTIGSLANCHWSELRHDDRAPAVGRPQDVRGWQLRAHNVGLVTAPVVVDAI; this is encoded by the coding sequence ATGACCCGCCTGATCGTCTGGCGGCACGGCAACACCGACTGGAACGCCGCCAACCGCGTCCAGGGGCAGACCGACGTACCCCTCAATGAGCTGGGTCGCGACCAGGCTCGCGCTGCCGCGCCGCTGCTCGCGGCGCTGCGGCCCGACGCCATCGTGGCCAGCGACCTGAGCCGCGCCGCGGAGACCGCCGCCGCGCTCGCCGCGCTGACGGGGCTTCCGGTACGCACCGACGCCCGGCTGCGCGAGCGGCACTTCGGCCAGTGGCAGGGTCTGCACCTCACCGAGGTCGCCGAGCGCTTCCCCGAGGAGTACGCCCGCTGGCGGGCCGGCGACCCCGATCCGGGCGCGGATCTGGAGCCCCTGCACGACCTCGGCGAGCGGGTCGGCGCCGCACTGCGGGACGCGGCCGCCGCGGCGCCGGGCGGCACCGTGGTGATCGCCACCCACGGCGGCGGTTCCCGCCAGGGCATCGGTCACCTGCTCGGCTGGGACACCGGCGTGCTGCGCACCATCGGTTCGCTGGCCAACTGCCACTGGAGCGAGCTACGGCACGACGACCGCGCGCCGGCTGTCGGACGTCCGCAGGACGTTCGTGGCTGGCAGTTGCGGGCGCACAACGTCGGCCTGGTCACCGCCCCAGTGGTCGTCGACGCGATCTGA
- the rsfS gene encoding ribosome silencing factor: protein MTVSERAHELAIAAAQAAADKKAQDIAIIDVGDQLAITDAFVLAAAPNERQVLAIVDAIEESLLELPEKAKPVRREGERGGRWVLLDYVDIVVHVQHTEEREFYGLDRLWKDCPTIPFVDRDLVEADASGSAAAE, encoded by the coding sequence GTGACAGTTTCCGAACGCGCTCACGAGCTGGCTATCGCGGCCGCCCAGGCCGCCGCCGACAAGAAGGCGCAGGACATCGCGATCATCGACGTCGGCGACCAGCTCGCCATCACCGACGCGTTCGTGCTCGCCGCTGCCCCCAACGAGCGTCAGGTGCTGGCCATCGTCGACGCCATCGAGGAGAGCCTGCTGGAGCTCCCGGAGAAGGCGAAGCCGGTCCGGCGCGAGGGCGAGCGTGGTGGCCGCTGGGTGCTGCTCGACTACGTCGACATCGTGGTGCACGTCCAGCACACGGAGGAGCGCGAGTTCTACGGGCTCGACCGCCTCTGGAAGGACTGCCCCACCATCCCGTTCGTCGACCGCGACCTCGTCGAGGCCGACGCCAGCGGGTCCGCCGCCGCCGAATGA
- the nadD gene encoding nicotinate-nucleotide adenylyltransferase — translation MEEDIRRIGIMGGTFDPIHHGHLVAASEVADRFGLDEVVFVPTGQPWQKADEPVSPAEDRYLMTVIATASNPRFQVSRVDIDRSGPTYTVDTLRDLQAEYGPKVQLFFITGADALQRILSWKDLDEIFELAHFVGVTRPGFPLTDKHLPADTVSLIQVPAMSISSTDCRARVARGEPVWYLVPDGVVQYIAKRSLYQR, via the coding sequence GTGGAGGAAGACATCCGGCGGATCGGGATCATGGGTGGCACCTTCGACCCGATCCACCACGGGCACCTCGTCGCGGCCAGCGAAGTGGCCGACCGGTTCGGCCTGGACGAGGTGGTGTTCGTCCCCACCGGGCAGCCGTGGCAGAAGGCCGACGAGCCGGTCAGCCCGGCCGAGGACCGCTACCTGATGACCGTGATCGCCACGGCCTCCAATCCCCGCTTCCAGGTCAGCCGGGTCGACATCGACCGCAGTGGGCCGACCTACACGGTCGACACCCTGCGCGACCTCCAGGCTGAGTACGGCCCCAAGGTGCAGCTGTTCTTCATCACCGGCGCGGACGCCCTGCAACGCATCCTGTCGTGGAAGGATCTGGACGAGATCTTCGAGCTGGCCCACTTCGTCGGCGTGACCCGGCCCGGCTTCCCGCTGACCGACAAGCACCTTCCGGCGGACACCGTCAGCCTGATCCAGGTGCCCGCGATGTCCATCTCGTCGACCGACTGTCGGGCGAGGGTCGCCCGGGGCGAGCCAGTTTGGTATCTGGTGCCCGACGGTGTGGTGCAGTACATCGCCAAGCGGAGCCTCTATCAACGCTGA
- a CDS encoding PadR family transcriptional regulator translates to MPKRRKVGNLLALAVLSALVQRPMHPYEIATALRAWGKDQDMEFKWGSFYTVIRNMDKNHLIDAVESVREGRRPERTVYQITDAGRAELVDWARELVSTPLPEHPRFRAGLSVLAALHPDEATDLLRQRLDLLDDALRQDRETLDAHLREVPRLFLVESEYDLAMRAAEAAWLRALLDELTSGSYPGLDMWRAFHETGEIPAELTELAERTSGNPGTTD, encoded by the coding sequence GTGCCGAAGCGGCGCAAGGTCGGCAATCTGCTGGCACTGGCCGTGCTGTCCGCCCTGGTCCAGCGGCCGATGCACCCCTACGAGATCGCCACCGCACTGCGCGCCTGGGGCAAGGACCAGGACATGGAGTTCAAGTGGGGGTCCTTCTACACGGTGATCCGCAACATGGACAAAAATCACCTGATCGACGCGGTGGAGAGCGTCCGCGAGGGCCGACGCCCGGAACGCACCGTCTACCAGATCACCGACGCGGGGCGCGCCGAGCTGGTCGACTGGGCCCGCGAGCTGGTCTCCACCCCGCTGCCGGAGCATCCCCGTTTCCGCGCCGGGCTGTCCGTGCTCGCCGCACTGCACCCCGACGAGGCCACCGACCTGCTCCGGCAGCGGCTCGACCTGCTCGACGACGCGCTCCGGCAGGACCGCGAAACGCTCGACGCCCACCTGCGGGAGGTCCCGCGACTGTTCCTGGTGGAGTCGGAGTACGACCTGGCCATGCGGGCCGCGGAGGCGGCCTGGCTGCGGGCGCTGCTCGACGAGCTGACCTCGGGCAGCTATCCGGGTCTGGACATGTGGCGGGCCTTCCACGAGACCGGCGAGATACCGGCCGAGCTGACCGAACTGGCCGAGAGGACCAGCGGCAACCCCGGCACCACCGACTGA
- the pepN gene encoding aminopeptidase N codes for MPSLTRVEATARGAAITVESYQVDLDLTGGAELFRSRVEIRFRATAGTATFAEVKPAKLLGVRLNDRDLDPDLLADNRLPLSDLAAENTLVVEAEMAYSNAGEGMHRFVDPADGETYLYAVSFLDNVQRIFAAFDQPDLKAPFVLSVTAPPEWTVSGNAEVTANPAPGRWEFAPSAPLATYFFSLIAGPYHVRRAEHDGVPLGIYCRRSLAEHLDADAEEIFTVTRQCLDRFHQLFTERYPFGKYDQAFVPEFNAGAMENPGIVTFRDDYVFRSAVTDTQREQRATTIAHEMAHMWFGDLVTMRWWDDLWLNESFAEYLGTRVTAEATRFDQAWTTFAMRRKAWGYAADQRPSTHPVAPERVADTDEGLLNFDGISYAKGASVLRQLVAWLGDEAFLAGLNAHFAAHRFGNATLADLLSSLSAASGRDLSGWAELWLRRPQVNTLRAEVAVDADGRYTEVAVVQTAPESYPVLRPHRIGVGRYSVDGTVQRDEVDIEATADGGRTVLAELTGAPAPRLLLLNDGDLTFAKVRLDPASAEAVPLVLPGLADPLTRAVLWGEALDAATDGERPVTGLIDLMVAALPAETEVIIAEDVLTLSRSLVDRYLDPLTRSAALARVAGTCQQLLDGAPAGESLQLAAARGWIAATTDADLLVGWLAGRDVPASLKVDAELRWAVLRRLVVLGVAGEAEIAIEVAADNSSTGAERAARCRAALPDPVAKQAAWEIIARDTELSNRLLEATAEGFWQPEQAELTAAYVERYFADLPAAARRRTPWTADRVAALAFPRYAVTQPTREAAALLARDDLTPGLRRVVTDADDDLRRALVARTAVAAAAA; via the coding sequence ATGCCGAGCCTGACCCGTGTAGAGGCGACCGCGCGTGGCGCGGCGATTACTGTCGAGTCCTATCAGGTGGACCTCGACCTGACCGGTGGCGCCGAGCTGTTCCGCTCCCGAGTCGAGATCCGGTTCCGGGCGACCGCCGGCACCGCGACCTTCGCCGAGGTCAAGCCCGCCAAACTGCTGGGTGTACGCCTCAACGACCGCGACCTCGATCCCGATCTGCTGGCCGACAACCGGCTGCCGTTGAGTGACCTGGCCGCGGAGAACACGCTGGTCGTCGAGGCGGAGATGGCGTACTCCAACGCGGGGGAGGGGATGCACCGCTTCGTCGACCCGGCCGACGGCGAGACCTACCTCTACGCGGTGAGCTTCCTCGACAATGTGCAGCGCATCTTCGCCGCGTTCGACCAGCCCGACCTCAAGGCCCCGTTCGTCCTTTCGGTCACCGCGCCTCCGGAGTGGACGGTTTCCGGCAACGCCGAGGTGACTGCCAATCCGGCTCCCGGTCGTTGGGAGTTCGCCCCGAGCGCGCCGCTGGCCACATACTTCTTCTCGTTGATCGCCGGGCCGTACCACGTCCGGCGGGCCGAGCACGACGGCGTGCCGTTGGGCATCTACTGCCGCCGGTCGCTCGCCGAGCACCTGGACGCCGACGCCGAGGAGATCTTCACCGTCACCCGGCAGTGCCTGGATCGGTTCCACCAGCTCTTCACCGAGCGCTACCCGTTCGGCAAGTACGACCAGGCGTTCGTCCCCGAGTTCAACGCCGGCGCGATGGAGAACCCGGGCATCGTCACCTTCCGCGACGACTACGTGTTCCGCTCAGCGGTCACCGACACGCAACGCGAGCAGCGCGCCACCACCATCGCCCACGAGATGGCGCACATGTGGTTCGGTGACCTGGTCACCATGCGGTGGTGGGACGACCTGTGGCTCAACGAGTCCTTCGCGGAATACCTGGGCACGAGGGTCACCGCCGAGGCGACCCGCTTCGATCAGGCGTGGACCACCTTCGCCATGCGCCGCAAGGCCTGGGGGTACGCCGCCGACCAGCGCCCCTCCACGCACCCGGTCGCCCCGGAACGGGTGGCCGACACCGACGAGGGCCTGCTCAACTTCGACGGCATCTCGTACGCCAAGGGGGCCAGCGTGCTGCGGCAGCTGGTCGCCTGGCTCGGTGACGAGGCGTTCCTCGCCGGCCTGAACGCGCACTTCGCCGCGCACCGCTTCGGCAACGCCACCCTCGCCGACCTGCTGAGCAGCCTTTCTGCCGCCAGCGGGCGGGACCTGTCCGGTTGGGCCGAGCTGTGGTTGCGCCGACCGCAGGTCAACACGTTGCGCGCCGAGGTCGCTGTCGACGCCGACGGGCGCTACACCGAGGTGGCCGTGGTGCAGACCGCGCCCGAGTCGTACCCGGTGCTGCGCCCGCACCGGATCGGCGTGGGCCGCTACTCGGTGGACGGCACCGTGCAGCGCGACGAGGTGGATATCGAAGCGACCGCCGACGGTGGCCGGACGGTGCTCGCTGAGCTGACCGGCGCGCCGGCGCCCCGGCTGCTGCTGCTCAACGACGGTGACCTCACCTTCGCCAAGGTGCGCCTCGACCCGGCGTCGGCGGAGGCCGTCCCGCTGGTGCTGCCCGGGTTGGCCGACCCCCTCACACGGGCGGTGCTCTGGGGCGAGGCGCTGGACGCGGCGACCGACGGGGAGCGGCCGGTCACCGGCCTGATCGACCTGATGGTGGCCGCGCTGCCCGCCGAGACCGAGGTGATCATCGCGGAGGACGTGCTGACGCTCAGCCGGTCGCTGGTCGACCGCTACCTCGATCCGCTCACCCGGTCCGCGGCGCTGGCCAGGGTCGCCGGGACGTGCCAGCAGTTGCTCGATGGCGCGCCGGCGGGGGAGTCGTTGCAGCTCGCCGCCGCGCGGGGCTGGATCGCCGCGACCACCGACGCGGATCTGCTGGTCGGCTGGCTCGCCGGTCGGGACGTGCCGGCCAGTCTGAAGGTCGACGCCGAGCTGCGCTGGGCGGTGCTGCGCCGCCTGGTGGTGCTGGGCGTCGCGGGCGAGGCGGAGATCGCCATCGAGGTGGCGGCCGACAACAGCTCCACGGGCGCGGAACGGGCTGCCCGCTGCCGGGCGGCCCTGCCCGACCCGGTCGCGAAGCAGGCGGCCTGGGAGATCATCGCCCGGGACACCGAGCTGTCCAACCGGCTGTTGGAGGCGACCGCCGAGGGCTTCTGGCAACCCGAACAGGCCGAGCTGACTGCCGCGTACGTCGAGCGGTACTTCGCGGACCTGCCGGCCGCCGCGCGTCGGCGTACCCCGTGGACGGCCGACCGGGTGGCGGCCCTGGCGTTCCCCCGCTACGCCGTGACGCAACCGACCCGGGAGGCGGCCGCGCTGCTGGCCCGTGACGACCTGACCCCCGGCCTGCGCCGGGTGGTCACGGACGCCGACGACGACCTGCGCCGCGCGCTGGTCGCCCGGACGGCGGTGGCCGCCGCGGCGGCGTGA